The Hyphomonas sediminis genome contains a region encoding:
- a CDS encoding GIY-YIG nuclease family protein translates to MANEDRIVAVYITANRKNGTLYTGVTSNLVQRIWQHREGLFEGFSKKWGCTRLVWYEVHEEISAAIRREKSIKAYRRQNKLNAIENQNPDWKDLWFEITG, encoded by the coding sequence ATGGCGAATGAGGACAGGATCGTCGCGGTTTACATCACGGCCAACCGGAAGAACGGAACGCTCTATACCGGCGTAACGTCAAACCTCGTTCAGCGCATCTGGCAACATCGCGAAGGCTTGTTTGAAGGCTTCTCAAAGAAATGGGGCTGCACGCGCCTCGTCTGGTATGAAGTCCACGAAGAGATTTCTGCCGCCATCCGCCGTGAGAAATCCATCAAGGCCTATCGCCGCCAGAACAAGCTCAACGCGATCGAAAATCAGAACCCGGACTGGAAAGACCTTTGGTTCGAGATTACGGGCTGA